Proteins encoded in a region of the Augochlora pura isolate Apur16 chromosome 4, APUR_v2.2.1, whole genome shotgun sequence genome:
- the Gbeta13f gene encoding guanine nucleotide-binding protein subunit beta-1 isoform X1, with the protein MNELETLRQEAETLKNAVRDARKAACDTTLVQATSNMEPIGRIQMRTRRTLRGHLAKIYAMHWGSDSSLVNRNLVSASQDGKLIVWDSYTTNKVHAIPLRSSWVMTCAYAPSGSYVACGGLDNICSIYSLKTREGNVRVSRELPGHTGYLSCCRFYDDNQIVTSSGDMTCALWDIETGQQCTSFIGHTGDVMSLSLAPDTRTFVSGACDASAKLWDIREGSCKQTFPGHESDINAVTFFPNGYAFATGSDDATCRLFDIRADQQLSIYSHDSIICGITSVAFSKSGRLLLAGYDDFNCNVWDSMKVERAGILAGHDNRVSCLGVTEDGMAVATGSWDSFLRIWN; encoded by the exons ATGAACGAGCTGGAGACCCTTCGCCAGGAGGCGGAGACCCTCAAGAACGCTGTTCGA GATGCCCGGAAAGCAGCATGCGACACGACGTTGGTGCAGGCCACGTCGAATATGGAGCCGATCGGACGGATACAGATGCGTACGAGACGCACGCTGCGCGGTCACTTAGCCAAGATATACGCGATGCACTGGGGAAGCGACTCGAG CTTGGTTAACAGAAACCTAGTATCGGCGTCGCAGGACGGCAAGTTAATCGTATGGGACAGTTACACCACGAACAAAGTCCACGCGATCCCTCTGCGATCATCGTGGGTGATGACCTGCGCGTACGCGCCGTCAGGGAGCTACGTGGCCTGCGGCGGCTTGGACAACATTTGTTCGATCTATAGTCTGAAGACGAGAGAAGGCAACGTGAGAGTTAGCAGAGAGCTGCCGGGACACACCGGTTACTTGTCCTGCTGTCGATTCTACGACGACAACCAGATCGTAACCAGTTCCGGGGACATGACTTG TGCCCTGTGGGACATAGAGACTGGACAGCAGTGCACCTCGTTTATCGGACACACGGGAGACGTGATGTCCCTCTCGTTGGCACCGGACACCCGCACATTCGTATCCGGCGCGTGCGACGCCAGTGCAAAGCTCTGGGACATTCGCGAGGGATCGTGCAAGCAGACTTTCCCGGGTCACGAGAGTGACATCAACGCTGTCACG TTCTTCCCGAATGGATACGCTTTCGCGACGGGTTCGGACGACGCGACTTGCAGACTGTTCGACATCAGGGCGGATCAACAACTGTCCATCTACAGCCACGACAGTATAATCTGCGGCATCACGAGCGTAGCGTTCAGCAAGAGCGGTAGATTATTGCTGGCCGGTTACGACGACTTCAACTGCAACGTCTGGGATTCGATGAAGGTTGAGCGAGCCG GAATCCTGGCGGGCCACGACAATCGCGTGTCCTGCCTAGGCGTAACAGAGGACGGCATGGCGGTGGCGACGGGCTCCTGGGACTCGTTCCTACGTATTTGGAACTAA
- the Gbeta13f gene encoding guanine nucleotide-binding protein subunit beta-1 isoform X2: MNELETLRQEAETLKNAVRDARKAACDTTLVQATSNMEPIGRIQMRTRRTLRGHLAKIYAMHWGSDSRNLVSASQDGKLIVWDSYTTNKVHAIPLRSSWVMTCAYAPSGSYVACGGLDNICSIYSLKTREGNVRVSRELPGHTGYLSCCRFYDDNQIVTSSGDMTCALWDIETGQQCTSFIGHTGDVMSLSLAPDTRTFVSGACDASAKLWDIREGSCKQTFPGHESDINAVTFFPNGYAFATGSDDATCRLFDIRADQQLSIYSHDSIICGITSVAFSKSGRLLLAGYDDFNCNVWDSMKVERAGILAGHDNRVSCLGVTEDGMAVATGSWDSFLRIWN; this comes from the exons ATGAACGAGCTGGAGACCCTTCGCCAGGAGGCGGAGACCCTCAAGAACGCTGTTCGA GATGCCCGGAAAGCAGCATGCGACACGACGTTGGTGCAGGCCACGTCGAATATGGAGCCGATCGGACGGATACAGATGCGTACGAGACGCACGCTGCGCGGTCACTTAGCCAAGATATACGCGATGCACTGGGGAAGCGACTCGAG AAACCTAGTATCGGCGTCGCAGGACGGCAAGTTAATCGTATGGGACAGTTACACCACGAACAAAGTCCACGCGATCCCTCTGCGATCATCGTGGGTGATGACCTGCGCGTACGCGCCGTCAGGGAGCTACGTGGCCTGCGGCGGCTTGGACAACATTTGTTCGATCTATAGTCTGAAGACGAGAGAAGGCAACGTGAGAGTTAGCAGAGAGCTGCCGGGACACACCGGTTACTTGTCCTGCTGTCGATTCTACGACGACAACCAGATCGTAACCAGTTCCGGGGACATGACTTG TGCCCTGTGGGACATAGAGACTGGACAGCAGTGCACCTCGTTTATCGGACACACGGGAGACGTGATGTCCCTCTCGTTGGCACCGGACACCCGCACATTCGTATCCGGCGCGTGCGACGCCAGTGCAAAGCTCTGGGACATTCGCGAGGGATCGTGCAAGCAGACTTTCCCGGGTCACGAGAGTGACATCAACGCTGTCACG TTCTTCCCGAATGGATACGCTTTCGCGACGGGTTCGGACGACGCGACTTGCAGACTGTTCGACATCAGGGCGGATCAACAACTGTCCATCTACAGCCACGACAGTATAATCTGCGGCATCACGAGCGTAGCGTTCAGCAAGAGCGGTAGATTATTGCTGGCCGGTTACGACGACTTCAACTGCAACGTCTGGGATTCGATGAAGGTTGAGCGAGCCG GAATCCTGGCGGGCCACGACAATCGCGTGTCCTGCCTAGGCGTAACAGAGGACGGCATGGCGGTGGCGACGGGCTCCTGGGACTCGTTCCTACGTATTTGGAACTAA